One window of the Candidatus Zixiibacteriota bacterium genome contains the following:
- a CDS encoding Drug resistance transporter, EmrB/QacA subfamily has protein sequence MVADRWQKFHDSLISDFPPLQPENAAYKWLVLAGVMITTFMAVLDATIVNVALPKLMSSFGVSVDQVEWVLTAYLLVFGVMLPSSGWLADHLGYKFIFLIGVLLFTIGSVLCSLAWDFNMLIVFRIVQGAGSGILMPVGMAILTRAFPPEKRGIALAFWTVAASASVSLGPAIGGYLIDNYSWHSIFDVNVPVGIFGMAALMIILREYKAETSRSFDLIGFVSLTAFLTFLLLALANGNSAWNTGGWTSNYILTCLAISVVGLVVFLITEFSVKHPLIELNLFKNFNFAVSNIILFIFGFGMFGSTFLLPIYLQDSLGYTPLQAGLVFLPVGIIQGISAPLAGVFSDRFSPKIPAFLGLVIMAYTFYQFSTLSLYSERPEIMIPLYLRGLAMGILFAPLTTMAISEISHQRMAQASGLFNVIRQIGGSFGVAVFGSTLTRRTIYHAAIYGQQVNADSDSFKQTVMRLQHHVMHNFGTTAADALNKAKALIGSYVANQAFISAIDDVFLAAGIIILVSAFPVILLRTHKMKKAKGAGMKPAGAAVD, from the coding sequence ATGGTGGCCGACCGCTGGCAAAAATTCCATGATTCGCTAATCAGCGACTTCCCACCGCTTCAGCCGGAGAACGCCGCCTATAAGTGGCTGGTTTTGGCCGGGGTGATGATTACTACTTTTATGGCGGTGCTTGACGCTACTATTGTCAATGTCGCTCTGCCGAAACTGATGTCATCCTTCGGGGTGTCGGTGGATCAGGTGGAATGGGTGCTGACGGCGTACCTGCTGGTGTTCGGTGTGATGCTGCCGTCATCGGGCTGGCTGGCGGATCATCTGGGATATAAATTCATATTTCTCATCGGTGTTTTACTTTTCACGATTGGTTCAGTCCTATGCAGTCTCGCCTGGGATTTTAACATGCTGATTGTTTTTCGAATCGTCCAGGGCGCCGGTTCAGGGATTTTGATGCCAGTCGGCATGGCGATTCTTACCCGCGCCTTTCCCCCGGAGAAACGAGGTATTGCTCTGGCCTTCTGGACCGTGGCCGCTTCGGCCTCGGTTTCCCTGGGCCCGGCTATCGGCGGATACTTGATAGACAATTACTCCTGGCACTCGATTTTCGATGTCAATGTTCCGGTCGGGATTTTTGGAATGGCGGCACTGATGATTATACTTCGGGAATACAAGGCCGAGACCAGCCGGTCGTTCGACCTTATCGGCTTTGTTTCGTTGACCGCCTTTCTGACCTTTCTCCTGTTGGCGCTGGCGAATGGGAACTCGGCCTGGAACACCGGCGGATGGACATCGAATTATATCCTGACCTGTCTGGCCATTTCGGTTGTCGGATTAGTGGTCTTCCTCATTACCGAATTCAGCGTAAAGCATCCGCTTATTGAATTGAACCTGTTCAAAAATTTCAATTTTGCCGTCAGCAATATTATCCTGTTTATTTTCGGGTTCGGCATGTTTGGGAGTACTTTCCTGTTGCCGATTTACCTCCAGGATTCTTTGGGCTACACCCCTTTGCAGGCCGGACTGGTATTCCTTCCGGTTGGGATCATTCAGGGTATTAGCGCCCCGCTGGCCGGCGTATTTTCGGATCGGTTCTCACCCAAAATCCCGGCGTTTCTCGGTCTGGTCATAATGGCCTATACCTTTTATCAATTCAGCACCCTGTCGCTTTATTCGGAGCGGCCGGAGATCATGATTCCCCTCTATTTACGGGGTCTGGCGATGGGGATTTTATTTGCCCCGCTGACGACCATGGCGATTTCGGAAATAAGTCATCAGAGGATGGCTCAGGCCTCGGGGCTGTTTAATGTGATTCGTCAGATTGGGGGGAGTTTCGGGGTGGCGGTGTTCGGCTCGACCCTCACCCGACGGACCATCTATCATGCCGCCATCTACGGTCAGCAGGTTAATGCCGATTCGGATAGTTTTAAACAGACCGTTATGAGACTCCAGCATCACGTCATGCACAATTTTGGAACGACGGCGGCCGACGCCCTGAATAAAGCCAAGGCCCTGATCGGCTCGTATGTAGCCAACCAGGCCTTTATCAGCGCCATCGATGATGTTTTTCTGGCGGCAGGAATAATTATTCTGGTGAGCGCTTTTCCGGTAATTCTCCTGAGGACCCATAAAATGAAGAAAGCCAAGGGCGCCGGAATGAAACCGGCCGGCGCCGCTGTGGACTAA
- a CDS encoding putative Outer membrane efflux protein (Evidence 3 : Putative function from multiple computational evidences) — protein sequence MKIQTIILGLLPIIVMPIVGLAQVSDDSLTMEQSIKMVLENHPLVQQAMQAESAAAARTGASRSAYFPDITFSGDYTRLGPVASIELGGEPFDLYPANNYDLHLGLHQTIYDFGKTRVEVDASRSGQKSAADYLTLVKSNLAYQTIAVFNAILILHQNISVLDEQIGALNEHLEVAQKKVQAGTATDYDVLTTKVRIAMAQDEKIDAANALTRQEIIFRQLTGIPQQNPIILKGDFSASETNLNQDSLLTTADSQRPELTLAHDAENVASIQKSLASLGDKPSLAFDFTSGFKNGYVPNLNEWKANYTAGLLLKIPIFSGHKTGFHEKEAEANLYSARARTADVQRQIKSEVEQALAAVNSSREKIQNAELQVRQAQDALTLARARYEAGVITNLDLLDTQTTLSQAKLVHLRAVYNYTVSRNALDRASGKKIW from the coding sequence ATGAAAATTCAGACGATAATTTTAGGATTGCTTCCAATTATAGTTATGCCCATCGTGGGACTGGCGCAGGTATCGGATGATTCCCTGACAATGGAACAATCGATAAAAATGGTCCTGGAAAATCATCCGCTTGTTCAGCAGGCGATGCAGGCCGAAAGTGCGGCGGCCGCCCGGACCGGCGCGAGCCGAAGCGCCTATTTTCCCGATATTACCTTTTCCGGCGATTATACCCGGCTCGGACCGGTCGCTTCGATTGAACTCGGCGGCGAACCGTTCGATCTCTATCCGGCGAATAATTATGATTTGCATCTTGGTCTCCACCAAACCATATATGATTTTGGAAAAACCAGGGTCGAAGTTGACGCTTCCCGATCCGGACAGAAATCTGCCGCCGACTACCTGACACTCGTCAAATCGAATTTGGCCTATCAGACGATTGCTGTCTTCAACGCCATCCTCATTTTGCATCAAAATATCTCGGTCCTCGACGAGCAAATCGGGGCCCTCAACGAACATCTGGAGGTGGCGCAAAAAAAGGTCCAGGCCGGGACAGCCACCGACTACGATGTTCTGACCACCAAGGTCCGGATTGCTATGGCGCAGGACGAAAAAATCGATGCCGCCAACGCCCTGACCCGGCAGGAGATCATCTTCAGGCAGTTGACAGGAATTCCCCAGCAGAATCCGATTATTCTTAAGGGGGATTTTTCCGCATCCGAAACAAATCTGAATCAGGACTCCCTCCTGACCACGGCCGATAGCCAGCGCCCGGAACTGACTCTGGCTCATGATGCCGAAAATGTCGCTTCGATACAAAAAAGTCTGGCTTCGCTCGGAGATAAACCATCGCTGGCTTTCGATTTCACCTCCGGGTTCAAAAATGGTTATGTTCCCAACCTGAACGAATGGAAAGCGAATTACACCGCCGGCCTCTTATTGAAAATCCCGATTTTTAGCGGGCACAAGACCGGATTTCATGAAAAAGAAGCCGAAGCCAATCTTTACTCGGCGCGGGCCAGGACCGCCGATGTCCAACGGCAAATTAAATCGGAAGTGGAGCAGGCACTTGCCGCGGTCAATTCCAGCCGCGAAAAAATTCAAAATGCGGAACTTCAGGTAAGGCAGGCCCAGGACGCTCTGACACTGGCCCGGGCACGGTACGAAGCGGGCGTGATTACCAATCTGGACCTTCTCGATACCCAGACGACATTATCGCAGGCCAAGCTGGTTCATCTGCGGGCCGTATATAATTACACTGTCAGCCGGAATGCCCTTGACCGGGCCTCGGGAAAAAAAATCTGGTGA
- a CDS encoding ABC-2 type transporter — protein MIFSRVYAVFLRQLYLIRNNPTRLASIFLWLLVNIIMWGFISKYLGSFGKATFNFVTVILGAIILWEFVTRIQQGMMTSFLEDIWTQNFVNFFASPLKIIEYLSGLVLNSITTGLLGFFMVTIIAGIAFGYNIFKIGLLLIPAMAILFVFGISMGIVVSGLIFRLGPTAEWLGWPIPMVLSLFSGVFYPVATLPPALRIVADIVPASYVFETVRAVLSNSSTGTEIASNLLIGAALVLVYLAVAYILFIRVYARNLKNGAIAQFSAESF, from the coding sequence ATGATATTTTCACGAGTCTACGCCGTATTCCTGCGGCAATTATACTTGATCCGCAACAATCCGACCCGTCTGGCCAGCATCTTCCTGTGGCTCCTGGTCAATATTATAATGTGGGGCTTCATAAGCAAATATCTCGGTTCGTTCGGCAAAGCGACTTTCAATTTCGTGACCGTCATTCTGGGCGCGATTATACTCTGGGAATTCGTGACCCGCATCCAGCAGGGGATGATGACCAGTTTTCTGGAGGATATCTGGACCCAGAATTTTGTCAACTTCTTTGCCTCACCGTTAAAAATAATCGAATACTTGAGCGGGCTGGTGCTGAACAGCATCACCACCGGCCTTCTGGGATTTTTCATGGTGACAATAATTGCGGGAATCGCCTTTGGCTATAATATTTTCAAAATCGGTCTGCTTCTTATCCCCGCCATGGCAATTTTATTTGTTTTTGGAATTTCGATGGGGATTGTCGTTTCGGGATTGATCTTCCGTCTCGGCCCGACCGCTGAATGGCTCGGCTGGCCGATTCCGATGGTGCTGTCGCTTTTTTCCGGTGTTTTTTACCCGGTCGCGACCCTGCCGCCTGCTCTGAGAATAGTCGCCGATATCGTTCCGGCCTCTTATGTTTTCGAAACTGTCCGGGCGGTTTTGTCAAATTCTTCCACGGGAACGGAAATCGCGTCAAATTTACTGATTGGTGCTGCCCTCGTGCTGGTATATCTGGCGGTGGCTTATATCTTATTTATCAGAGTTTACGCCCGCAATCTGAAAAACGGGGCGATCGCCCAGTTCAGCGCCGAATCTTTCTGA
- a CDS encoding Heme ABC transporter ATP-binding protein gives MNSDVILKISGLTKEYGTLKAVDHISFSVHSGQIVGLLGPNGAGKSTTINMILGILQPTDGTVEIFGRDLSKNRSAISRELNFAAVYAHMPPNLTVKQNLRLFGHLYGVKNVNDRIGELLQEFDLEKFASSKAGVLSSGELSRLSLAKAVINRPKLLLLDEPTASLDPSIALSIREKIKEYVDKTGTAVLWTSHNMREIEAVCDEVMFLSHGHILLSGHPRTLPLDHGKKDLEELFIAVAREPLSLRET, from the coding sequence ATGAATAGTGATGTCATATTGAAAATAAGCGGTCTGACCAAGGAGTATGGGACCCTGAAAGCAGTCGATCATATCTCTTTTTCCGTTCATTCCGGTCAGATTGTCGGCCTGCTCGGTCCCAACGGCGCCGGCAAATCGACCACCATCAATATGATTTTAGGTATCCTGCAGCCGACCGATGGCACGGTTGAAATATTCGGCCGGGATCTCTCCAAAAATCGCTCCGCGATCAGTCGGGAACTCAATTTTGCGGCCGTCTACGCCCATATGCCCCCCAACTTAACGGTTAAGCAGAATCTCCGCCTGTTCGGGCATCTGTACGGTGTCAAGAATGTGAATGACCGGATCGGCGAACTATTGCAGGAATTTGATCTGGAAAAATTCGCCTCGAGCAAAGCCGGGGTCTTATCTTCCGGCGAACTGAGCCGTCTCAGTCTGGCCAAAGCGGTCATCAACAGGCCGAAACTGCTTCTTCTCGATGAGCCGACCGCATCGCTCGATCCCAGCATTGCCCTGAGCATCAGGGAGAAAATTAAGGAGTATGTCGATAAAACCGGGACCGCCGTTCTCTGGACCTCGCATAATATGCGGGAAATCGAGGCGGTCTGCGATGAGGTGATGTTTCTGTCACACGGGCATATTCTTCTTTCCGGGCATCCGCGAACGCTTCCCCTCGATCATGGCAAGAAGGATCTGGAAGAACTCTTTATTGCCGTGGCGCGGGAACCGCTTTCCCTGAGGGAAACCTGA
- a CDS encoding conserved hypothetical protein (Evidence 4 : Unknown function but conserved in other organisms) codes for MSGTTLFMGLVIGSVGAGYFIYGKKQRRWIPMVAGIGLFVMPYLPLGTGLTVAISLILCIIPFLIKS; via the coding sequence ATGAGTGGCACAACATTGTTTATGGGATTGGTGATCGGCTCGGTCGGCGCCGGGTATTTCATTTACGGCAAGAAACAGCGGCGTTGGATTCCGATGGTGGCCGGTATCGGTCTTTTTGTCATGCCGTACTTGCCTTTGGGAACCGGTTTGACTGTGGCGATAAGTCTGATTCTCTGTATTATCCCTTTTCTGATAAAATCCTGA
- a CDS encoding Endoribonuclease L-PSP, whose amino-acid sequence MSQRINIGSGTEWEKTVGYSRVVRVGNVIEVSGTVAVENGDVVAQDNPYEQTRFILAKIADYLKQAGGTAANIVRTRIYVTNILDWEEVGRAHGEFFGDIRPVTSMVEVRALIEPEYLVEIEATAIIAE is encoded by the coding sequence ATGTCGCAGAGAATAAATATCGGTTCCGGGACGGAATGGGAAAAAACGGTCGGTTACAGCCGGGTGGTGCGGGTCGGAAATGTTATCGAGGTTTCAGGAACGGTGGCGGTCGAAAACGGGGACGTGGTCGCCCAGGATAATCCCTATGAACAAACCCGCTTCATCCTGGCCAAAATCGCCGATTATCTGAAGCAGGCCGGTGGCACCGCCGCCAACATCGTCCGTACCCGGATTTATGTCACCAATATCCTGGATTGGGAAGAGGTCGGCAGGGCCCACGGTGAATTCTTTGGGGACATCAGGCCGGTGACGTCGATGGTGGAAGTTCGGGCTCTGATCGAACCGGAATATTTGGTCGAAATCGAAGCCACCGCTATTATCGCCGAATAA